The DNA region CTGTCAATCCTATTCTGTCAGTGCCTACATGGGTTTAGTATTCATCGCCGTGGGAGTGCAACAATACGAAACGGCGCTATTGTTAGTACTCACTCATGCCATATCCGCAGCATTGTTGGTAATGAGTACTGGCGGAATTATCTGGAATAGCATTACCCAAGACGTAACCCAATTAGGCGGATTGTGGAAACGTCGCCCGATTTCAGCAATAGCCTTTATCGTCGGGACTTTGGGATTAATTGGTTTTCCACCCTTGGGTAGTTTTTGGGCGTTAGTGAAACTAGCAGATGGCTTGTGGGAAACGCAACCTTGGTTAGTGGGAGTAGTGATAGCGGTAAATGCTTTAACAGCCGTGAGTTTAACCAGAGAATTTGGTTTAATCTTTGGCGGTAAACCTAGACAAATGAGTCAGCGATCGCCTGAAGCACACTGGCCTATGGTTCTGCCAATGACGATTTTACTTGGTGTTAGTCTACATCTTCCTTTAGTGTTGCAAAGCTTATCACTTTTACCCGATTGGGCAACTCTCAATAAAGATGTCGCACTGCTTTTAATTTGGTCGAGTATTTTCGGTTGCAGTATAACTGGCGTGATTTATTTAGGCAATATACCTAAACCGATTCGTCTCCCTTGGCAAGGTTTACAAGACTTAATTGCATACGACTTTTACACCCCCAAACTCTATAAAATGACCATAATTTTTGGAGTTGCCAAAATTTCCCAACTTGCCGATATGATTGACCGCTTTGTAGTCGATGGCATCGTCAATTTCGTTGGTTTATTTTCGCTATTAGGTGGCGAAGGTCTAAAATACAGCACCTCTGGACAAACCCAGTTTTATGCCTTAACCGTTCTTTTAGGAGTAGGTGTTTTAGGAATGTGGGTAACTTGGCAATTTTGGGGAATACAGTTTTTAAATTTGATTTTCCAAATTTCCACACTTGGGTAGCAGTAACTATAATATTTTGAGAAGAATTCAATGAGTAGAAAATATCCCCAAATCAACCTTTCCAGAAGAAGTTTATTCAAGTTTGGTGCAGGTGCGATCGGTACAGGTGTATTGACAGCCGGACTTAGCTCAAACTTACTTGCAGCCGAAAAAAAAGCCCCAGCAGAAGATAATATTACCCCTGACAAGGCATTGCAAGAATTATTAGAGGGTAATGATAGATTTGTCAAAGCAAAACGTCGCAATCCCCACCAAACCCGTTCGCGCCTAGTCGAAGTAGCTAAAGGTCAAAAGCCCTTTGCTTCGATTCTAGGTTGTGCAGATTCACGAGTGCCTTCAGAGATTGTCTTCGATCAAGGGCTTGGAGATTTATTTGTCTGCCGTGTAGCTGGTAATATTGCGACACCAGAAGAAATTGGTAGCCTAGAATTTGGCAGCTTAATATTAGGCTCCAAAGTCATCATGGTAGTGGGACATGAAAGATGTGGTGCAGTGGATGCTGCAATCAAAGGCGCTCCGGTACCAGGACAAATTGGAAGTTTGCTTGAGGCAATTAAACCGAGTGTAGAAAGTTCAAAAGGAAAAGAAGGAGATAAGTTAGAAAATGCTTGTAAAGCAAATGTCTTAGCACAAATTGAAAAATTGAAATCGTCATCAGTTTTATCTGAATTAATCAAGTCAGAAAAGCTGAAAATAGTCGGTGGTTATTACGATTTAGATACTGGCAGAATCAGTTTAGTTAGTTAGATTTTTTAAATCTCGTTTCTAGGTTTCACCTGGAAATGTACTTTGTTGCTATGCTACCGCGAATTCAGAGACATTTATAACAATTACCAATTTTCTAAAATCCCCAATTGCCATGTTAAGCGTTTTGATTTGGCTCCCAATTTTCGCTGCTATTGTTATAGCAATATTACCTGCAAGTTTCCCTAAACATCGTATTCGTTTAACAGCATTAATTTTTTCTGGGATAGTTCTTTTCTGGAACTTTTTTATCCTGCTAAAATTTGATATTAGTAATCCAGGGTTGCAATTTAAAGAGTATTTACCCTGGAACGAAACCCTTGGCTTGAGCTATCAAATAGGTGTTGATGGGCTTTCTATATTAATGTTAGTGTTAAATAGCCTGCTCACCTGGATTTCTATTTACAGCAGCAGTAAAGAAACTGAACGCCCCCGGATGTTCTACTCCCTGATTTTATTAGTGAGTGGAGGAGTTGCAGGCGCTTTCCTCGCTGAAAATTTGCTGTTATTCTTCCTATTCTACGAACTAGAATTAATCCCTTTCTACTTGCTAATTTCCATTTGGGGAGGGGAAAAACGGGCTTATGCTGGAATTAAATTCCTGATTTATACTGCTGTTTCAGGAGCATTTATTCTGGCAACATTCTTGGGTATGGTGTGGCTGAGTGGTTCTACCAATTTTGCTTTTGATGCAGTCTCTACAGAAAATCTCTCAACAGCAAAACAAATCCTTTTACTAGCAGGGATAGTACTAGGTTTTGGTATTAAAATCCCCTTAGTTCCCTTCCATACTTGGCTACCGGATGCTTATGTTGAAGCTTCAGCACCAATTGCCATTCTTCTCGGTGGCGTGTTAGCAAAGCTGGGAACTTATGGACTGTTGCGATTTGGGTTGGGTATGTTTCCCCATGCTTGGAGTATCATTGCACCGACTTTGGCAATTTGGGGAGCAGTCAGCGCTATTTATGGAGCAGTAATTGCGATCGCTCAAAAAGATATCAAGCGCATGGTAGCATATAGTTCCGTCGGTCACATGGGCTATATCTTGCTAGCTGGTGCTGCTAGTACTCCCTTGGCACTTGTGGGTGCAGTCGCTCAAATGTTTAGCCACGGTATCATCTTAGCGATTCTCTTCCACTTGGTGGGAGTTGTAGAAGCCAAAGTTGGCACCCGCGAGTTAGATAAACTCAATGGTTTGATGAGTCCTATACGCGGTTTACCCCTAATTAGTGCCTTACTAGTTTTAAGTGGGATGGCTAGTGCAGGTATTCCTGGTTTAACAGGATTCATCGCCGAATTTATCGTCTTTCAAGGTAGTTTCTCCATCTTTCCCATTCCGACAATTTTGTGTGTAGTAGCTAGTGGATTAACCGCAGTTTATTTTGTCATCCTCCTCAACCGCACTTGTTTTGGCAGACTCGATAACATCGCCTACTATCCTAAAGTTCTTTGGGCTGAGAAAATACCAGCTTTAATTTTGGCAGCTTTTATCATCTTTTTGGGAGTACAACCCACTTGGTTAGTGCGTTGGAGTGAATCGACAACTACAACAATGGTAGCTGCAATTCCCGCTTTAGAAAAAACCGTAATCTCTGAAGTCGCCCTGAAATAGGGTTACAGTTTCTTCCCCATTCCCCATTCCCCATTCCCCATTCCCCATTCCCATGACAGCAGTTAAAACAGCAATTAAATTACCTCCTTCCAAGCACGAATTTGCTGAAGTCATTCACCGCTTAGAAGCAGGTGGTGCAATGTTACCCGATACTCCAGAAAATTTGATGCAAATCATCGGTTTATATAAAGCTTATGCTGTGCCGATGGATTTTTACTGGCGCGACCTACTTTATATTGCCGAACGTGAATTTTTAAACCCGCTTCCCTTCTTTAAATACTTCTTACCCAAAGAGTATTTAGAACGGCATAATCATTACGCTGGCGATGATGCCGATTTGCGAATTTGGCGCGGCGAAGCTACTGCACATCCAGAACTTTTGGCATTTATTGAAAAAGGTGAAACTTTCAAAATGCCGAAGTTGTTGCATCACTTGTTCCACGATCGCATTAACATGGAATTTGCGGAAGCTTGTATGCGGGCGATGTTGTGGCACAGAGGGATGGGTGGACAATTTGACCCTTACCTGGATTCAGACGAATACAAAGCCAACGCTGACAGGGCAATTAAAGCTTACTTCCAAGGAAACCCGGTAATGCTGGGACTTTACAAGCTGTTCCCAGATATGTTTTTGGAACAGTGCCGCCAGATGTCGTATTACGCTAATCTGGGCTTATTCTGGGAAGTCATGGCCCCAGTGTTCTTTGAAATGTCCGATCGCTATGACGAAGGTAGCATTAGCAGCGTCCCAGAGGCGATGAGTTTCTTAGTTAATGGTATATTTGCGATCGCAGGTCGTCCCATTTACCATCATGTTTATATTCGTGGTGAATGCTACGAAATTATCCCCAAATCCAAGGGTTTTATGTGGCTATATGAAGCAGCATTACCTTATGTAGAAGCTGTTTTCTACCGCACTGCACCCTTCCGGGGGACAAAATCTTATAATGCTCAAGCGCGTCAAGTACCAGAAGACCAGAAAGACTTTCACTTTGGTATTCTTTACGCTGATGTATTTCCAGTGGGTACTGCTGGCATTCCTCCCACATTATTAATGCAAGATATGTTGCATTTTTTGCCCCCATATCTTGTTGATTACTACAGCCAACATTGCCGGGGCGAAGAAGATATGTTGATTCAGTTGGGAGTTAGTTTTCAACGGTCAATGTACTGTGTAACTTCTGCGGTCATTCAAGCCTTGCGAACTGCACTTTTATATCCATTAGATGACCCAAATCCCAAGCATTTACAAGCCAATCGAGATTTCTTTGAGATGCAGCTAAATCGCTTTACTCGATCCGATTACAATATTCGTGATGCTGCGCGTTTAGGGAGTATTCAAAAGCAAGATTATAGATAAGAGATCCCCCCAAGCCCCCTTAAAAAAGGGGGCTTTTTTTACTAATAGTGGATTTACGGTTTCTCTTTATAATATCCGTAGGCTAAATTAAAAGTATTTATTCAGAAAAATACTTTCTAGTGGTTTAGTTGCGATCGCCTTATCTCTGGCGACTGGTTGGCTTAACTGCAAGTCTTCTGTTTAGATGCTACGTTGGCATAGGAAATGGTGGTTGGTAATTTCAAAGCCGTTACTGAGGAGCGCTTCGCGTACCCTATCGCTTAACAAGGCAGCAAGTTCTGCTTCACCTGCTAGTGTTCCATTTAAAGGATCACCATGAATAGCGTTGGCGTAGCCCGTCGTAGGCATCGCTGGATGAGAGTAAATCTCTACCAAGTCTGCTTGGATTTGGGGTATCAACCCAAGTAAGTATTCCTCTGTAATACCACCAGTTTGCAATAAACCGTAAACTCTTTGGGTAAATTTAATCCCTTCAGACTCTAGTATTCTCTCACCATAGCGGCGTAGTCTGCCAAATACTCCTGACCAAACTAGTTTTGTCAGTAAATTACTGCGATTAACTCTGAGGGTCAACCCCAGTTCTTCACTGGGCAGCCGAATTACTTTAATATCAAATTCTGCTGCTAGATCAACTAAAATACGCAAAACTATTGGATGGATATGCAAATGCAAATGTCCATCTACATGAGAAAGAGGCAAACCAGTAGAACGGAATTTTTCTAACTGGGCGCGAATTTCTTGTCGTAGTTCTTGATGGGTTTCCTTGACAAATTGATACCGCAACCCAGCCAGGAACGGACTGTTAGAAAAGTTACCTTCTTTGTCAACTAAATGAGGAATTTGGTCTGGCGGTAGCACAGAACGTCCACATATTAAGACGAGATGTAACCCAACAGCCAGATTTGGGTAAGAATTTGCCAAGGCGACAGCCTCGTTTGCAGCATCAGCGCTCACCATCAAGCTGGTGCTAGTTAGCACTCCTTGTTTGTGTGCTTTGATAATTGCTTGATTAACTCCTTCAGAAAAACCAAAGTCATCACCATTAATGATGGCGAATCGCTGTGCTAGCATAAGTTTCTATTTTTAAGGTTCTGATAATTGAGCTATTGAATGAGATTGACGCCGAGGTATGAGTCTGAGAGTAACTAAGGCAATTTTGGCCAGGTTCGGCATAAGCTGCGGTTGGAGTAATTCTTTATGAAATACCCCAAGCCGTCGGCTGTTTTCTTTCAAGCAAGTAGATAACAATAACTCTGGAGTTAAATTATCTATAAAGTTGCTAGCGCCGGTGGCTGTGAAACCCTCTTGTTGTTCCTCGTTAGAACCACTAAAGGCTTGAATCTTATCTTGTAAGGCTCTGCTGTAATGAATAAGAGCATTAATTGCCCGTAACCAATTACTTTTGCCTTCTTGAATTTGCAGGTAAGTAACCCAATTAATGAAGAACATGATGTGACGGGCTTCTTCATCTAGAACCGTATCGAAGATATCAAATAATGCTTCTGGGATGTAGTTAACATGACGGCGAGCGAGTCCAAATAGACCAAAGGCTAAAAAAGAGTCAAGACATTCACCAAAACCAAAGTCAAGGAAGGCCGTTTTAATATTACTAGGAAGTACAGGTGCAGGAGGTGGAGAAATTTGAATATCGTAGTGATCGATCAAAAATTTAATTAGTCTCCCGTGGCGAACTTCTTCCATACCTTGTAGAGCGATCGCGTCTTTTAATAAAGGGTCGCTAATTGTGGCTGCAAAAGCGTTCACCATCACTCCTGCTTCTTGTTCTGTATTCAGTGCTTCTCTCCAAAAAGGAATATTACGCAAGCTTTCGAGAGCTACACTGTCTAGAGTCGGCCAAGAGAGGTGTTCTGGCTCGTACTCTAAGTGACTTTCAATAAAGCTACGGCAAAAAAGTTCTTTGTGTTCTTTGCTTCCTATTTTCATGGCTGAAGAAATTTTTTACTTTTTGAGCAGTATATAGGACATAATTAATTACATGATGTCATTGCGATCGCAATCACTGTAAATAAATATTTGTCTTCATTTACTTATTTGGCTGGGTTATCGTCAATTCATCCACAAAAATAACTATTAACAATTCAACATTCAAAATTCAAGACATTTGAGACGGAGATTTAACGAACTTTGGGGGTTTAAGTCCCCAGCAAGATAGGCAGCACGTTTTGTGTCGGGGTCTAAATCCCCGTCACAAAACGTAATTGCGTTAGCGGAGCGGGGCGTTAGCCCATTGCGAATTGCGAATTGGTTTAAACCCCGGCTGCAAGCAAGTTGCAGTCGAGGATGCTATATGTAATGCTTAGGGTCTGAAACCCTTGAATTACAATCATTAACTAACAACTACTGATGCTGCTTTTGCAGTTGCTTGAGTGCGACGATCTTTCAAGTAAGAGAAAAATTCCCGCCCTTCACGTAGGCGACGAACTAACATTTGCGGATCGGTGAGCATTTCAGTAACAATTGGGATAATCGCTTTGGGACGGAAGTAAAACTTCCGATACATCTTCTCAACAGCGTCTTCAATCTCAGCACTAGAAAGATTTGGATATTGCAGTGTGGACATTTGAATTCCAGAACTAGCAACTAAGGAATTGTTACTAAACCAATTATTTTCTTCTGCTTGACGATAAAGTTCTGTTCCGGGATAGGGGGCTGCGATGGAAACTTGAATTGTATGAGGACTAACGTCGCAAGCAAAACGGACTGTTTCTTCGATTGTTTGTTGAGTTTCGTCGGGTAAACCAATGATAAATGTACCGTGTACGGTAATGCCGAGTTTATGACAATTTTCCATAAACTTCCGCGCTACTTCCAGTTTGATTCCTTTCTTAATCCCATCCAAAATTTGCTGATTGCCAGATTCAAATCCCACTAAGAGTAGGCGTAAGCCATTATCGCGTAGTTTTTTCAGGGTGTCATAGTCGAGATTAGCACGGGCGTTGCAACTCCAAGTCAATTTGAGTCGGCGCATGTGTTCGCTAATTGCGATCGCTCGATGTTTGTCAATGGTAAAGGTGTCGTCATCAAACATATATTCTCGCACCTTATCGCCAAAGAGCGCTTTAGCTTCTTCCATTTCGCGCCCGACGGCTTCCGGGCTTTTAGTGCGGTATAAGTGTCCACCAATTGTTTGTGGCCAAAGGCAGAAGGTACATTTTGCCGGACAGCCTCTCCCAGTGTAAAAGGAAATGTATGGATGCAGTAAGTAGCCAATAAAGTATTTAGTAATATCCAAATCCCGATGATAAATCGGCAATACACTGGGCAGAGAATCCCAATCGTGAATTAAGGGGCGATCTTCATTATGATGTATATTACCCTGGCGATCGCGGTAGCTTAGACCTGTAATTTCATTCCAAGATTTACCTTCTGCTAGTTCTTTGCAGGTATAGTCGAATTCGTGGCGACACACAAAGTCAATGATTGGGTTTTCAGTCAGCGTCTGCTCTGGTAACACTGCTACATGCGCTCCAATGAAGCCAATCTTGATATTCGGGTTTTGAGCCTTGATTGTCTCGGCGCACTTCACATCATTAGGTAGCGAAGGCGTGCTAGTGTGCATGATAATTAGCTCGTAATCTTGAGCAATTTCGATTACATCTTCTACTGTTTGATCGTGTGGTGGTGCATCAATTAGCTTGCTACCAGGCACAAGGGCTGCCGGTTGCGCTAGCCATGTCGGATACCAAAAGGAAGTAATTTCGCGCTTGGCTTGGTATCGTGAACCCGCTCCACCATCAAATCCATCGAAGGAAGGAGGACTGAGAAACAAAGTTTTTTTCACAAGTATATTTCCTCAATATATAATTCTACGCACAGTCTACGAGATACTGTGCAAATACGTTTTCAGTGTAATTATAATTAGCTTACCGTCATATTTCAGAAGTTTTGAACTGTGAGGATGGAAAATTCACCCTAGAAACGCAACCTCAATTGATCTGCAATAACTATCTTAAAAATGGGGCATGGGGCATAGGCATCTATCATGAATTTGATTTACTTTCTTTTGCGTTCTTCTTGGGGGATGGTAGCGATCGCGATCGCTACGGGATTTTTGAGTGGCGGTAGTAGTGCGGGTTTGATTGCCTTAATTAGCCATGCTGCAAGTAGCAGTGGTGCTTCTCGTCTCACATCCATAATTTGGGGTTTTGTGGGGCTGGCGATAGTTGTATTAATTACCAGTATCATTTCTCAAGTGATGCTGATTCACCTGTCTCAGAATGCGGTTTTGCAATTACGGATGCGTTTGAGTCGGCAAATTATCAGTTCTGAGTTGACTCATTTAGAACGGTTAGGGAATCCTCGATTATTGGCAACTCTCACAGAAGATATTCAGGCGGTTGCTAATGCTGTTTATCAGATGCCTTTTATCTTTATTAATTTAGCCATCGTTCTGGGGTGCATAGCATATATAACCTGGCTCTCTTGGTTAGTACTGGTGCTAGTTTGTGGTATTTCAATAGTAGCGATCGCTAGTTGTCAATGGCTACTCAACAAAGGAGAGAAATTGCTGGCTCTAGCTCGTGAAGATGAAGATCAACTGTTTAAACATTTTCGCACTATTACCGAAGGAGTTAAGGAACTCAAACTAAACCACAGGCGGCGTGAAGATTTTTTAGAAGGAAAACTCCACCCAACTGCTAACAAGTTCCGCCATCATAATATTCAAGGTCTAACCCTATTTGCCACAACTTCTAGTTGGGGGCAACTCGTATTCTTTTTTGCCCTCGGTTTTGTCATGTTTGTGCTGCCTAATCTGCTTACTATCAATGCCGAAACTCTCTCTGGTTACATTTTGACCTTTACTTACTTGGTGTTACCAATGGATAACATCATCAGCAAACTTCCTCTATTAAGTCAAGCCAGTATTGCCTGGCAAAAAATTGAGTCATTGGGTTTATCTCTAGCTAGTCGATCTGAAATATCTACTGTTCCACTTGCAATTAAATCTGATTGGCACAGCTTAAAATTTAAAAATGTTACTCACATCTACTATACAGTTGAAGAAGACAATAGCTTTATTTTTGGGCCCATCGACCTGACACTATATCCTCAAGAATTAGTTTTCATTATCGGCGGTAATGGTAGCGGTAAATCTACATTAGTGAAACTAATTACCGGACTTTATATCCCTGAAAACGGCGAAATTTGGTTTGATGACAACTTAATTAGCGAAACGAATCGAGAATGGTATCGTCAGCATTTTTCTGTTGTATTTTCTGACTTTTATTTATTTGAAGAACTTCTCGGCTTAAAAAATTCTTATTTGGATGCTCAAGCCACAAAATACTTACGACAATTGCAACTAGACCATAAGGTAAAAGTTGAAAATGGTCAACTTTCTACCACTGCTCTTTCTCAAGGACAACGTAAACGATTAGCTTTACTCACAGCATACCTGGAAGATCGACCAATTTATCTATTTGATGAATGGGCAGCCGATCAAGATCCAGTATTCAAGGAAATATTTTATACTCAACTTCTACCAGAACTGCGATCGCGGGGTA from Nostoc commune NIES-4072 includes:
- a CDS encoding NAD(P)H-quinone oxidoreductase subunit F, with translation MAQFLLETVWLVPCYALIGGLLAVPWSPGIIRKTGPRPAGYVNLVMTFLAFLHSAIALQATWNHPAKEVFIPWLSTAGLDLTIALEISSVSVGALVVITGMNLLAQIYAIGYMEMDWGWGRFYSLLGLFEAGLCALVLCNNLFFSYVILEVLTLGTYLLVGLWFSQPLVVSGARDAFLTKRVGDLFLLMGVLALWPLAGTWSYPELAKWAATANVNPTTMTLVGLALIAGPMGKCAQFPLHLWLDEAMEGPVPSTILRNSVVVASGAWVLIKLEPVLTISPIVSSAMVTIGVVTALGASLIAIAQIDLKRCQSYSVSAYMGLVFIAVGVQQYETALLLVLTHAISAALLVMSTGGIIWNSITQDVTQLGGLWKRRPISAIAFIVGTLGLIGFPPLGSFWALVKLADGLWETQPWLVGVVIAVNALTAVSLTREFGLIFGGKPRQMSQRSPEAHWPMVLPMTILLGVSLHLPLVLQSLSLLPDWATLNKDVALLLIWSSIFGCSITGVIYLGNIPKPIRLPWQGLQDLIAYDFYTPKLYKMTIIFGVAKISQLADMIDRFVVDGIVNFVGLFSLLGGEGLKYSTSGQTQFYALTVLLGVGVLGMWVTWQFWGIQFLNLIFQISTLG
- a CDS encoding carbonic anhydrase, producing the protein MSRKYPQINLSRRSLFKFGAGAIGTGVLTAGLSSNLLAAEKKAPAEDNITPDKALQELLEGNDRFVKAKRRNPHQTRSRLVEVAKGQKPFASILGCADSRVPSEIVFDQGLGDLFVCRVAGNIATPEEIGSLEFGSLILGSKVIMVVGHERCGAVDAAIKGAPVPGQIGSLLEAIKPSVESSKGKEGDKLENACKANVLAQIEKLKSSSVLSELIKSEKLKIVGGYYDLDTGRISLVS
- a CDS encoding NADH-quinone oxidoreductase subunit M — protein: MLSVLIWLPIFAAIVIAILPASFPKHRIRLTALIFSGIVLFWNFFILLKFDISNPGLQFKEYLPWNETLGLSYQIGVDGLSILMLVLNSLLTWISIYSSSKETERPRMFYSLILLVSGGVAGAFLAENLLLFFLFYELELIPFYLLISIWGGEKRAYAGIKFLIYTAVSGAFILATFLGMVWLSGSTNFAFDAVSTENLSTAKQILLLAGIVLGFGIKIPLVPFHTWLPDAYVEASAPIAILLGGVLAKLGTYGLLRFGLGMFPHAWSIIAPTLAIWGAVSAIYGAVIAIAQKDIKRMVAYSSVGHMGYILLAGAASTPLALVGAVAQMFSHGIILAILFHLVGVVEAKVGTRELDKLNGLMSPIRGLPLISALLVLSGMASAGIPGLTGFIAEFIVFQGSFSIFPIPTILCVVASGLTAVYFVILLNRTCFGRLDNIAYYPKVLWAEKIPALILAAFIIFLGVQPTWLVRWSESTTTTMVAAIPALEKTVISEVALK
- a CDS encoding CO2 hydration protein, whose translation is MTAVKTAIKLPPSKHEFAEVIHRLEAGGAMLPDTPENLMQIIGLYKAYAVPMDFYWRDLLYIAEREFLNPLPFFKYFLPKEYLERHNHYAGDDADLRIWRGEATAHPELLAFIEKGETFKMPKLLHHLFHDRINMEFAEACMRAMLWHRGMGGQFDPYLDSDEYKANADRAIKAYFQGNPVMLGLYKLFPDMFLEQCRQMSYYANLGLFWEVMAPVFFEMSDRYDEGSISSVPEAMSFLVNGIFAIAGRPIYHHVYIRGECYEIIPKSKGFMWLYEAALPYVEAVFYRTAPFRGTKSYNAQARQVPEDQKDFHFGILYADVFPVGTAGIPPTLLMQDMLHFLPPYLVDYYSQHCRGEEDMLIQLGVSFQRSMYCVTSAVIQALRTALLYPLDDPNPKHLQANRDFFEMQLNRFTRSDYNIRDAARLGSIQKQDYR
- the hpnK gene encoding hopanoid biosynthesis-associated protein HpnK; the protein is MLAQRFAIINGDDFGFSEGVNQAIIKAHKQGVLTSTSLMVSADAANEAVALANSYPNLAVGLHLVLICGRSVLPPDQIPHLVDKEGNFSNSPFLAGLRYQFVKETHQELRQEIRAQLEKFRSTGLPLSHVDGHLHLHIHPIVLRILVDLAAEFDIKVIRLPSEELGLTLRVNRSNLLTKLVWSGVFGRLRRYGERILESEGIKFTQRVYGLLQTGGITEEYLLGLIPQIQADLVEIYSHPAMPTTGYANAIHGDPLNGTLAGEAELAALLSDRVREALLSNGFEITNHHFLCQRSI
- a CDS encoding ferritin-like domain-containing protein, producing the protein MKIGSKEHKELFCRSFIESHLEYEPEHLSWPTLDSVALESLRNIPFWREALNTEQEAGVMVNAFAATISDPLLKDAIALQGMEEVRHGRLIKFLIDHYDIQISPPPAPVLPSNIKTAFLDFGFGECLDSFLAFGLFGLARRHVNYIPEALFDIFDTVLDEEARHIMFFINWVTYLQIQEGKSNWLRAINALIHYSRALQDKIQAFSGSNEEQQEGFTATGASNFIDNLTPELLLSTCLKENSRRLGVFHKELLQPQLMPNLAKIALVTLRLIPRRQSHSIAQLSEP
- the hpnJ gene encoding hopanoid biosynthesis associated radical SAM protein HpnJ, encoding MKKTLFLSPPSFDGFDGGAGSRYQAKREITSFWYPTWLAQPAALVPGSKLIDAPPHDQTVEDVIEIAQDYELIIMHTSTPSLPNDVKCAETIKAQNPNIKIGFIGAHVAVLPEQTLTENPIIDFVCRHEFDYTCKELAEGKSWNEITGLSYRDRQGNIHHNEDRPLIHDWDSLPSVLPIYHRDLDITKYFIGYLLHPYISFYTGRGCPAKCTFCLWPQTIGGHLYRTKSPEAVGREMEEAKALFGDKVREYMFDDDTFTIDKHRAIAISEHMRRLKLTWSCNARANLDYDTLKKLRDNGLRLLLVGFESGNQQILDGIKKGIKLEVARKFMENCHKLGITVHGTFIIGLPDETQQTIEETVRFACDVSPHTIQVSIAAPYPGTELYRQAEENNWFSNNSLVASSGIQMSTLQYPNLSSAEIEDAVEKMYRKFYFRPKAIIPIVTEMLTDPQMLVRRLREGREFFSYLKDRRTQATAKAASVVVS
- a CDS encoding cyclic peptide export ABC transporter; the protein is MNLIYFLLRSSWGMVAIAIATGFLSGGSSAGLIALISHAASSSGASRLTSIIWGFVGLAIVVLITSIISQVMLIHLSQNAVLQLRMRLSRQIISSELTHLERLGNPRLLATLTEDIQAVANAVYQMPFIFINLAIVLGCIAYITWLSWLVLVLVCGISIVAIASCQWLLNKGEKLLALAREDEDQLFKHFRTITEGVKELKLNHRRREDFLEGKLHPTANKFRHHNIQGLTLFATTSSWGQLVFFFALGFVMFVLPNLLTINAETLSGYILTFTYLVLPMDNIISKLPLLSQASIAWQKIESLGLSLASRSEISTVPLAIKSDWHSLKFKNVTHIYYTVEEDNSFIFGPIDLTLYPQELVFIIGGNGSGKSTLVKLITGLYIPENGEIWFDDNLISETNREWYRQHFSVVFSDFYLFEELLGLKNSYLDAQATKYLRQLQLDHKVKVENGQLSTTALSQGQRKRLALLTAYLEDRPIYLFDEWAADQDPVFKEIFYTQLLPELRSRGKTVLVISHDDRYFHLADRIIKLDYGKIEYDKT